One genomic window of Pieris rapae chromosome 15, ilPieRapa1.1, whole genome shotgun sequence includes the following:
- the LOC110995345 gene encoding 4-coumarate--CoA ligase 1 has product MLKNPKYVYGESDRQILATLHFGEYVLKKIWEHKDNVAMINALTDEPLIYRHIAQDALNIAVSLKRMGVKKGDVIAICSENRGEFWSTAIGVFCTGAVVTTINTMYAKDEIKHVLGISKPKYVFCSPFTYDRNGKSFKTVEKIFLFGNEIQKNTIPYNYLAKPNNMLTENVQFEDFICTDVTGQTDTALILYSSGTTGLPKGVMLTHLNVITACTPLEFADPSVSLTITPWYHSMGLITGLRSLILGSKVVFLPKFDVHTYFKTIEKYQIKVLAVVPPVLVALSKVKERYDTSSVISVRCGAAPLYEETANMAKKIFPNVQGVFQGYGMTESTLLLTMNLNTEKIGSVGTVYYNTILKIVDPDTKKVLGPNEKGEIYAKGLSIMKGYIGKGREDFDDEGFFKTGDVGYYDDEKYFYIVDRLKELIKYKGYQVPPAEIEAVLLEHSGIREVGVVGLPNVSAGELPLAFVVLQPGVQLTEKEIQDFVAERLSNPKHLRGGVRFIPEIPKNQTGKILRKELRKMLKSTRSKI; this is encoded by the exons atgttaaaaaatccGAAATATGTGTACGGGGAGAGTGATCGTCAGATCCTCGCAACGCTCCATTTCGGAgaatatgttttaaagaaaatttggGAACATAAGGATAATGTTGCTATG ATAAATGCTTTAACAGACGAACCTCTCATCTATAGACATATTGCTCAGGATGCTTTAAACATCGCTGTCTCACTCAAGCGTATGGGCGTTAAAAAGGGAGACGTGATTGCAATATGCTCAGAGAACAGAGGTGAATTTTGGAGTACAGCGATTGGTGTTTTTTGTACTGGAGCTGTTGTAACTACGATAAATACTATGTATGCTAAAG ATGAAATCAAACACGTGTTGGGAATCTCAAAACCTAAATATGTCTTTTGTTCGCCATTTACATACGATAGGAACGGAAAAAGTTTCAAAACggtggaaaaaatatttctctttGGCAACGAgattcaaaaaaatacaatcccATATAACTATTTAGCAAAACCTAACAATATGTTGACTGAGAATGTTCAATTTGAGGATTTTATATGTACTGATGTGACTGGACAGACGGACACAgctttaattctttattcttCCGGGACCACAGGACTACCTAAAGGTGTAATGTTGACACATCTAAATGTGATAACAGCTTGCAc ACCGCTCGAGTTTGCCGATCCAAGCGTTAGTTTAACCATTACGCCGTGGTATCACAGCATGGGTTTGATTACTGGTTTGAGGAGTTTAATACTGGGCTCAAAGGTCGTTTTCCTTCCAAAGTTTGACGTtcacacatattttaaaactattgaaaaatatcag ATAAAAGTCTTGGCCGTTGTTCCCCCAGTGCTTGTAGCTTTGAGTAAAGTTAAGGAAAGATACGACACAAGCTCTGTGATCTCTGTGCGTTGCGGTGCCGCACCGTTGTACGAAGAGACTGCTAACATGGCTAAgaaaat ttttccTAATGTTCAAGGAGTGTTCCAAGGTTATGGTATGACTGAATCAACTCTGCTTTTGACGATGAATCTTAATACAGAGAAAATTGGTAGCGTGGGAACTGTTTACtataacacaattttaaag atcgTGGATCCGGACACAAAAAAAGTACTAGGACCTAATGAAAAGGGAGAGATTTATGCAAAGGGTTTATCTATTATGAAAGGATATATCGGAAAAGGAAGAGAGGACTTTGATGATGAAGGATTCTTCAAAACTGGTGATGTGGGGTATTATGATGATGAGAAGTACTTCTATATTGTGGACCGGTTGAAGGAGTTGATTAAATACAAAGGGTATCAG GTTCCACCAGCAGAAATAGAGGCTGTATTACTGGAGCACAGTGGTATCCGAGAAGTAGGAGTTGTGGGTCTACCCAATGTCTCAGCTGGTGAGTTACCTCTAGCATTCGTGGTACTGCAACCTGGCGTGCAGTTGACAGAGAAGGAGATACAGGACTTTGTGGCTGAAAGA CTGTCAAACCCTAAACATCTTCGAGGTGGAGTTAGGTTTATTCCAGAAATACCAAAGAATCAAACAGGAAAGATACTGAGAAAGGAGCTTCGTAAAATGCTTAAAAGTACAAGaagcaaaatttaa
- the LOC110995349 gene encoding adenosine 5'-monophosphoramidase HINT1: MAGEVELAKTAAPGGDTIFGKILRKEIPAKFVYEDDQCVAFHDVNPQAPTHILVIPRKPISQLSQAEDSDEQLLGHLLTTARKVAAQEGLDKAGFRLVINDGKNGAQSVYHLHVHILGGRQMHWPPG; the protein is encoded by the exons atggccGGCGAAGTAGAACTTGCTAAAACTGCAGCTCCTGGAGGCGATACTATATTTGGAAAGATTTTGAGAAAGGAAATCCCTGCCAAATTTGTTTATGAAGATGATCAG TGTGTCGCATTCCACGATGTGAACCCGCAGGCTCCCACACACATACTAGTTATTCCCCGAAAACCAATCTCGCAGCTGTCACAGGCTGAAGATAGTGACGAGCAACTACTAG GTCATCTCTTAACAACGGCGCGTAAAGTTGCTGCTCAGGAAGGCCTTGACAAAGCTGGATTCCGACTTGTCATTAATGATGGCAAAAATGGTGCCCAGAGTGTATACCATTTGCATGTGCATATCTTAGGAGGAAGGCAGATGCACTGGCCCCCTGgataa
- the LOC110995340 gene encoding alpha-1,3-mannosyl-glycoprotein 2-beta-N-acetylglucosaminyltransferase, translated as MRVNLRKFLIIGICVICAWLLFTYTSIIRSYFSVPKDSSKKSLVELETRLKKLQEQLDNDMSWGNKLLNKMKHHLKKQTEKQFVVEQDSSLDIKSLNPILPVLVIACDRITVKRCLDNLVKFRPDKETFPIIVSQDCGHNATYQMIRSYTDSDPSISVVQQPDLSEIPLTRAKAKFKGYFKIARHYRFALNYIFRHLGHEAVIIVEDDLDISPDFFEYFLGTYPLLLRDPSIWCISAWNDNGKKELIDINRPELLHRTDFFPGLGWILRSETWDQLESKWPEAFFDDWLRDPQNTEGRSCIRPEVSRTYSFGKVGVSKGLFFDLHLRYMQLNAEFVEFTKLNLTYLIKDVYDDNLTSLVAALPESSAEDVIMGYGTGPVRVEYSNAKSYQRAAKKLGLMDDFRSGIPRTAYRGIVTCFIKGRRVYLAPSYEWTKYDPNWG; from the exons atGCGTGTAAACTTacgcaaatttttaattatcggCATATGTGTAATATGTGCTTGGCTTCTCTTTACATACACTTCTATTATACGTTCATATTTTTCGGTTCCTAAAGACAGTTCTAAAAAATCATTAGTTGAATTGGAAACTAGACTGAAGAAATTACAAGAACAGTTAGATAATGATATGAGTTGGggtaacaaattattaaataaaatgaaacatcatttaaaaaagcaaactgAAAAACAATTTGTGGTTGAACAGGATAGTAGTCTTGACATTAAaa gtttAAATCCAATCCTTCCAGTATTAGTGATTGCTTGTGACAGAATAACAGTGAAGCGGTGTTtagataatttagttaaatttagaCCGGATAAAGAAACTTTTCCAATTATAGTTAGTCAG GATTGCGGTCACAACGCGACGTACCAAATGATTAGGTCCTACACAGATTCTGATCCATCGATATCGGTGGTGCAGCAGCCGGACCTCTCAGAAATACCGCTGACGCGAGCGAAAGCTAAATTCAAagggtattttaaaatagcccGCCATTACCGATTCGCGTTGAATTACATATTCCGGCATTTAGGACATGAGGCTGTGATTATTGTTGAAG aCGATTTGGATATATCACCGGacttttttgaatattttctcGGTACCTatccattattattaagagATCCAAGTATATG gTGCATATCAGCATGGAACGACAATGGAAAGAAGGAATTGATAGATATAAATCGTCCAGAACTCCTTCATAGAACTGATTTCTTTCCTGGATTGGGCTGGATACTTAGGAGTGAGACCTGGGACCAGTTGGAAAGTAAATGGCCTGAGGC tttttttgaCGACTGGTTAAGAGATCCGCAGAATACCGAAGGTCGTTCGTGCATCAGACCCGAAGTGTCAAGAACTTACTCGTTTGGAAAG GTTGGAGTGAGTAAAGGTCTATTCTTCGACCTCCACTTGCGATATATGCAGCTTAATGCCGAATTTGTCGAATTCACAAAATTGAACCTCACTTATCTCATCAAA GACGTATACGACGACAACCTAACATCACTGGTTGCTGCACTGCCGGAGTCTTCAGCCGAGGATGTGATAATGGGTTATGGAACTGGTCCAGTTCGGGTCGAATACAGTAACGCTAAGAGTTATCAGCGAGCTGCTAAGAAACTTGGCTTGATGGACGATTTTAGG agcGGAATACCGCGGACGGCTTACCGTGGCATTGTGACATGTTTCATAAAAGGGCGTCGGGTATATTTGGCCCCGAGCTATGAATGGACTAAATACGACCCCAATTGGGGCTAA